The following coding sequences lie in one Chloroflexota bacterium genomic window:
- a CDS encoding glycosyltransferase family 39 protein produces the protein MHTALTAVRAHWPLALTVALFALVATAFSVTTPLFEGPDEPAHFAYVLHLAQGRGLPLLFGPDAAGIETFQPPLYYLIAAPLVSWANPSDLDALLARNPHATNDALALTNRNLFVHTTREAFPYGGMALAVHLVRLLGVLFGAGVLVMTYALARELFPREWALAYGAAAFVAFVPQFGFTSGLVTNDIAATFITTLGLWYTPRLVRRMPAVTWRQFAALGVLLGLAPLTKESGLALWPCTALALAVPALRRRDLRLLLRAGLISGAAALLVSGWWFVVRRLTLGFWFGNPASAGAGELMTLDGFLQQWNEIEISFWGLFGWTNVPLPQPVYDGLRLLVLAGLAGLVVAAVARRRSRAEWIALGALAGWGAVVFIAYVRWLSATFQAHGRLLFPALPALAIIVCAGLAAWWPRRAGALLFAVNAALCGLSLWSALVVVPAAYPSPHWVPESVWAQAPGRAPANLSGQVELLGHELGVSRANGGPLLNVTAYWRATVPLDIDYTVTVQVFDENGQRIGHLDTYPDNGLALTRDWRPGDVLADRYPVEIDTGGRTVNATVVIGMYDLKTGKGLPVVYADGRRTARATLGQITIAP, from the coding sequence GTGCATACCGCCTTGACCGCCGTGCGCGCCCACTGGCCGCTCGCGCTCACCGTCGCGCTATTCGCACTGGTTGCGACGGCGTTCAGCGTCACGACGCCCCTGTTTGAAGGCCCCGACGAGCCGGCGCACTTCGCATACGTCCTGCACCTGGCGCAGGGGCGCGGGCTGCCGCTGCTCTTTGGCCCCGATGCCGCCGGCATCGAGACATTCCAGCCGCCGCTCTACTACCTGATCGCCGCACCGCTCGTGAGTTGGGCGAACCCGAGCGATCTGGACGCCCTGCTGGCGCGCAACCCGCACGCGACGAACGACGCGCTGGCGCTCACCAACCGCAACCTGTTCGTGCATACCACGCGCGAGGCGTTCCCGTACGGCGGCATGGCACTGGCCGTGCATCTGGTCCGCTTGCTCGGCGTGCTGTTCGGCGCGGGCGTGCTGGTGATGACCTATGCGCTGGCGCGCGAGCTGTTCCCACGCGAATGGGCACTGGCGTACGGCGCAGCGGCGTTCGTCGCGTTCGTGCCGCAGTTCGGCTTCACGAGCGGCCTGGTCACGAACGACATCGCCGCGACATTTATCACGACGCTCGGTCTCTGGTACACGCCGCGGCTGGTGCGCCGCATGCCCGCTGTAACATGGCGACAGTTCGCCGCGCTCGGTGTCCTGCTCGGGCTCGCGCCGCTGACGAAGGAGAGCGGGCTGGCGCTCTGGCCGTGCACCGCGCTGGCGCTCGCCGTGCCGGCCCTGCGCCGTCGCGACCTGCGCCTGCTGCTGCGTGCCGGGCTGATCAGCGGTGCGGCCGCGCTGCTCGTGTCGGGCTGGTGGTTCGTCGTGCGCCGCCTGACGCTGGGCTTCTGGTTCGGCAATCCGGCCTCGGCGGGCGCGGGCGAGTTGATGACGCTCGATGGGTTCCTGCAGCAGTGGAACGAGATCGAGATTTCGTTCTGGGGCCTGTTCGGCTGGACGAATGTGCCATTGCCACAGCCGGTGTACGACGGCCTGCGCCTGCTGGTGCTGGCCGGACTGGCCGGGCTGGTCGTCGCGGCGGTCGCGCGCCGCCGTTCGCGCGCCGAGTGGATCGCGCTGGGCGCGCTGGCGGGCTGGGGCGCGGTCGTATTCATTGCCTACGTGCGCTGGCTGTCCGCGACGTTCCAGGCACACGGCCGGCTGCTGTTCCCGGCCCTGCCCGCGCTGGCGATCATCGTGTGCGCGGGTCTGGCGGCGTGGTGGCCGCGCCGCGCCGGTGCGCTGCTGTTCGCCGTCAACGCCGCGCTGTGCGGCCTCTCACTCTGGTCGGCGCTCGTCGTGGTGCCGGCTGCGTACCCGTCGCCGCACTGGGTGCCCGAAAGCGTCTGGGCGCAGGCGCCCGGCCGCGCCCCGGCCAACCTCAGCGGGCAGGTCGAGTTGCTCGGCCACGAGCTGGGCGTGTCGCGCGCCAACGGCGGCCCGTTGCTCAACGTCACCGCCTACTGGCGCGCCACCGTGCCGCTCGACATCGACTACACCGTCACCGTGCAGGTCTTCGATGAGAACGGCCAGCGCATCGGCCATCTCGACACCTACCCCGACAACGGCCTGGCGCTCACGCGCGACTGGCGGCCCGGCGATGTGCTGGCAGACCGCTACCCGGTGGAGATCGACACGGGCGGCCGCACCGTCAACGCCACGGTCGTGATCGGCATGTACGATCTCAAGACGGGCAAAGGCTTGCCGGTCGTGTACGCCGACGGCCGCCGCACCGCCCGCGCCACGCTCGGGCAGATTACGATAGCTCCGTAG